The proteins below come from a single Eptesicus fuscus isolate TK198812 chromosome 5, DD_ASM_mEF_20220401, whole genome shotgun sequence genomic window:
- the ALDH6A1 gene encoding methylmalonate-semialdehyde dehydrogenase [acylating], mitochondrial isoform X1, whose translation MVLSTNEEVRQDEGRSLAAAVLSRGVEAPGTMAAVVAAAAVRARILQVSSKVNSTWYSASSFSSSAPTVKLFIDGKFVESKSDKWIDIHNPATNEVIGRVPQATKAEMDAAVASCKRSFPAWADTSVLSRQQVLLRYQQLIKENLKEIARLITLEQGKTLADAEGDVFRGLQVVEHACSVTSLLLGETMPSITKDMDLYSYRLPLGVCAGIAPFNFPAMIPLWMFPMAMVCGNTFLMKPSERVPGATMLLAKLLQDSGAPDGTLNIIHGQHEAVNFICDHPDIKAISFVGSNQAGEYIFERGSRHGKRVQANMGAKNHGVVMPDANKENTLNQLVGAAFGAAGQRCMALSTAILVGEAKKWLPELVERAKNLRVNAGDQPGADLGPLITPQAKERVCNLIDSGTKEGASILLDGRNIKVKGYENGNFVGPTIISNVKPNMTCYKEEIFGPVLVVLETDTLDEAIKIVNDNPYGNGTAIFTTNGATARKYSHLVDVGQVGVNVPIPVPLPMFSFTGSRSSFRGDTNFYGKQGIQFYTQLKTITSQWKEEDATLSSPAVVMPTMGR comes from the exons GTTTCTTCCAAGGTGAACTCCACTTGGTATTCAGcatcctccttctcttcttcagcG CCAACTGTAAAGCTCTTCATTGATGGGAAATTTGTTGAATCCAAAAGTGACAAATGGATCGACATCCACAACCCA GCCACCAATGAGGTCATTGGTCGGGTCCCTCAGGCCACCAAGGCTGAAATGGATGCAGCTGTTGCCTCCTGCAAACGTTCTTTTCCCGCATGGGCAGACACTTCAGTATTAAGCCGTCAGCAGGTTCTGCTTCGCTATCAACAACTTATTAAAGAAAACTTG AAAGAAATTGCCAGGTTAATCACTCTGGAACAAGGGAAGACCCTAGCTGATGCTGAAGGAGATGTGTTTCGAGGCCTTC AGGTGGTTGAGCATGCCTGTAGTGTGACATCCCTCCTGCTGGGAGAGACCATGCCATCCATCACCAAAGACATGGACCTTTATTCCTACCGTCTGCCTCTGGGGGTGTGTGCAGGCATTGCTCCATTCAATTTTCCTGCCATGATCCCCCTTTGGATGTTTCCCATGGCCATGGTGTGTGGAAATACCTTCCTAATGAAACCATCAGAGCGAGTCCCTGGAGCAACTATGCTTCTTGCTAAGTTGCTCCAGGACTCTGGTGCCCCTGATGGAACACTGAACATCATCCATGGACAACATGAAG ctGTGAACTTTATTTGTGATCATCCGGATATCAAAGCAATCAGCTTTGTGGGATCCAACCAAGCAGGAGAGTACATCTTCGAGAGAGGGTCAAGACATGGCAAGAGAGTTCAAGCCAATATG GGAGCCAAGAACCATGGGGTAGTCATGCCAGATGCCAATAAGGAAAATACACTTAACCAGCTGGTTGGGGCAGCATTTGGAGCTGCTGGTCAGCGCTGCATGGCTCTTTCAACAGCGATCCTTGTCGGAGAAGCTAAGAAGTGGCTGCCAGAGCTGGTGGAGCGTGCCAAAAACCTGAGAGTCAACGCAG GAGACCAGCCTGGAGCTGATCTTGGCCCTCTGATCACGCCTCAGGCCAAAGAGCGAGTCTGTAACCTGATTGATAGTGGAACAAAGGAGGGAGCCTCCATTCTTCTTGATGGTCGAAACATTAAAGTCAAAGGCTATGAAAATGGCAACTTTGTTGGACCAACCATCATCTCAAATGTCAAG CCAAATATGACTTGTTACAAAGAGGAGATTTTTGGTCCAGTTCTTGTGGTTCTGGAGACAGATACTTTGGATGAAGCCATCAAGATTGTAAATGATAACCCATATGGAAATGGAACTGCCATCTTCACCACCAATGGAGCCACTGCTAGGAAATATTCCCACTTGGTGGATGTTGGACAG GTGGGTGTGAATGTCCCCATTCCAGTGCCTTTACCAATGTTCTCATTCACTGGCTCTCGATCTTCCTTCAGGGGAGACACCAATTTCTATGGCAAACAG GGCATCCAATTCTACACTCAGCTAAAGACCATCACTTCTCAGTGGAAAGAAGAAGATGCTACTCTTTCCTCACCTGCTGTGGTCATGCCTACCATGGGCCGTTAG
- the ALDH6A1 gene encoding methylmalonate-semialdehyde dehydrogenase [acylating], mitochondrial isoform X2, with product MVLSTNEEVRQDEGRSLAAAVLSRGVEAPGTMAAVVAAAAVRARILQVSSKVNSTWYSASSFSSSAPTVKLFIDGKFVESKSDKWIDIHNPATNEVIGRVPQATKAEMDAAVASCKRSFPAWADTSVLSRQQVLLRYQQLIKENLKEIARLITLEQGKTLADAEGDVFRGLQVVEHACSVTSLLLGETMPSITKDMDLYSYRLPLGVCAGIAPFNFPAMIPLWMFPMAMVCGNTFLMKPSERVPGATMLLAKLLQDSGAPDGTLNIIHGQHEAVNFICDHPDIKAISFVGSNQAGEYIFERGSRHGKRVQANMGAKNHGVVMPDANKENTLNQLVGAAFGAAGQRCMALSTAILVGEAKKWLPELVERAKNLRVNAGDQPGADLGPLITPQAKERVCNLIDSGTKEGASILLDGRNIKVKGYENGNFVGPTIISNVKGIQFYTQLKTITSQWKEEDATLSSPAVVMPTMGR from the exons GTTTCTTCCAAGGTGAACTCCACTTGGTATTCAGcatcctccttctcttcttcagcG CCAACTGTAAAGCTCTTCATTGATGGGAAATTTGTTGAATCCAAAAGTGACAAATGGATCGACATCCACAACCCA GCCACCAATGAGGTCATTGGTCGGGTCCCTCAGGCCACCAAGGCTGAAATGGATGCAGCTGTTGCCTCCTGCAAACGTTCTTTTCCCGCATGGGCAGACACTTCAGTATTAAGCCGTCAGCAGGTTCTGCTTCGCTATCAACAACTTATTAAAGAAAACTTG AAAGAAATTGCCAGGTTAATCACTCTGGAACAAGGGAAGACCCTAGCTGATGCTGAAGGAGATGTGTTTCGAGGCCTTC AGGTGGTTGAGCATGCCTGTAGTGTGACATCCCTCCTGCTGGGAGAGACCATGCCATCCATCACCAAAGACATGGACCTTTATTCCTACCGTCTGCCTCTGGGGGTGTGTGCAGGCATTGCTCCATTCAATTTTCCTGCCATGATCCCCCTTTGGATGTTTCCCATGGCCATGGTGTGTGGAAATACCTTCCTAATGAAACCATCAGAGCGAGTCCCTGGAGCAACTATGCTTCTTGCTAAGTTGCTCCAGGACTCTGGTGCCCCTGATGGAACACTGAACATCATCCATGGACAACATGAAG ctGTGAACTTTATTTGTGATCATCCGGATATCAAAGCAATCAGCTTTGTGGGATCCAACCAAGCAGGAGAGTACATCTTCGAGAGAGGGTCAAGACATGGCAAGAGAGTTCAAGCCAATATG GGAGCCAAGAACCATGGGGTAGTCATGCCAGATGCCAATAAGGAAAATACACTTAACCAGCTGGTTGGGGCAGCATTTGGAGCTGCTGGTCAGCGCTGCATGGCTCTTTCAACAGCGATCCTTGTCGGAGAAGCTAAGAAGTGGCTGCCAGAGCTGGTGGAGCGTGCCAAAAACCTGAGAGTCAACGCAG GAGACCAGCCTGGAGCTGATCTTGGCCCTCTGATCACGCCTCAGGCCAAAGAGCGAGTCTGTAACCTGATTGATAGTGGAACAAAGGAGGGAGCCTCCATTCTTCTTGATGGTCGAAACATTAAAGTCAAAGGCTATGAAAATGGCAACTTTGTTGGACCAACCATCATCTCAAATGTCAAG GGCATCCAATTCTACACTCAGCTAAAGACCATCACTTCTCAGTGGAAAGAAGAAGATGCTACTCTTTCCTCACCTGCTGTGGTCATGCCTACCATGGGCCGTTAG